One Carassius auratus strain Wakin chromosome 4, ASM336829v1, whole genome shotgun sequence DNA segment encodes these proteins:
- the ifng1r gene encoding interferon gamma-related, with the protein MYCRLYMVYLICALLLIVSLQGTVGARLPQSQKDKEQMLKNVREKIESLQKHYHTTGTEWFGKSVLSSHLHQLNSKASCTCQSLLLDSMLNITETIFQDMRGKAENEETKTSLRDVMTEVKMLRHKYSEEQKVWRELQDIHSVEVNNGKIQKGALNSFLILYDLAY; encoded by the exons ATGTATTGTCGGCTTTACATGGTGTACCTGATATGTGCACTTCTCCTAATAGTGTCTCTTCAAGGAACTGTCGGAGCCAGACTTCCACAGTCCCAAAAGGACAAAGAGCAAATGCTGAAGAACGTACGAGAAAAAATCGAGTCTCTGCAAAAGCATTAT CATACAACTGGTACAGAATGGTTTGGAAAATCTGTTTTGTCTTCTCATCTGCATCAGCTGAAT TCCAAGGCCTCCTGCACTTGTCAGTCTCTGCTGCTTGATAGTATGTTGAACATCACTGAAACAATTTTTCAAGACATGAGAGGGAAAGCTGAGAATGAAGAAACAAAAACCAGCCTCAGAGATGTAATGACTGAGGTGAAAATGCTGAGACACAAGTACAGTGAAGAACAGAAAGTATGGAGGGAGCTTCAGGACATTCACTCAGTCGAG GTGAATAATGGCAAAATCCAGAAAGGAGCACTAAATTCCTTTCTCATTTTGTATGATCTGGCCTACTGA
- the LOC113056363 gene encoding uncharacterized protein LOC113056363, whose amino-acid sequence MDSWLNMVLLCGLLLIASLQTTKAFRFPRSKSDKIQMLNTNIHNLQAHYNTGGPEWFGKSVFVSHLDQLNSKPSCTCQALLLERMLKIYEDIFQDMLNKSEEKEVRDNLKDVMTEVYKLKHKYSVEHKVMRELQDIHSLKVKNGTVQGGALNDFLMVFYRAYTEKHHHRVQ is encoded by the exons ATGGATTCTTGGCTCAACATGGTGCTGCTGTGTGGACTTCTGTTGATAGCATCTCTTCAGACAACCAAAGCGTTCAGATTTCCACGGTCCAAAAGCGACAAGATCCAAATGCTGAATACAAATATCCACAATCTGCAAGCGCATTAT AATACAGGAGGACCAGAGTGGTTTGGAAAGTCTGTTTTTGTATCTCATCTGGATCAGCTGAAT TCCAAGCCTTCCTGCACTTGTCAGGCACTGTTGCTTGAAAGAATGCTGAAAATCTATGAAGACATTTTCCAAGACATGTTGAACAAGTCTGAGGAGAAAGAAGTGAGAGACAATCTAAAAGATGTTATGACTGAGGTGTACAAGCTGAAACACAAGTACAGTGTAGAACATAAAGTAATGAGAGAGCTTCAGGACATTCATTCACTCAAG GTGAAAAATGGAACAGTCCAAGGAGGGGCATTAAATGACTTTCTAATGGTGTTTTATCGGGCCTACACAGAAAAGCATCATCACAGGGTGCAATGA